The sequence GATAGAATCCGAATTTCGTTGCGGCTTGCCGCTCGAGGCGCTGCGTCAGTTGCGCCGTCGGCAGCCCGGCGAAGAAGATCCCCACGAGGGAACAACAACAAAGCTATGAAATTAGCTGAAAGCAGTAGAGAGGCAGCACCGCAGTAGCACGTCACTCGCAATCGAAGGGAATAATAGGGAGAGGATTGTCATGACGACATTCAAGGAGTTTCACCGCCGTTCCGTTGAAGATCGGGACGGTTTCTGGCGCGATCAAGCGCAATTGATTGACTGGCACAAGGCGCCCGAGCAGATCTGCGATTATTCGCGGCCGCCTTTCGTCAAGTGGTTCAAGGGGGGGGAGACCAACCTCTGCTACAACGCCGTAGACCGCCACGCCGCCAAGCGGCCGAACGACAAGGCGCTGATCTACATCTCGACCGAGACCAACGAAGAAGTGGTCTACAGCTTTGCCGAGCTGCAGCGCGAAGTCGAGCGCATGGCGGCAATCTACCAGGACCTCGGCGTCAAGCGCGGCGACCGCGTCCTGATCTACATGCCGATGATTGCCGAAGCGGCTTTCGCCATGCTGGCCTGCGCCCGCATCGGCGCGATCCACTCGGTGGTGTTCGGCGGCTTTGCCTCCGGTTCGCTCGCCACCCGCATCGACGATGCCAAGCCGGTGCTGATGGTCAGCGCCGACGCCGGCATGCGCAACGGCAAGCCGGTGCCCTACAAGCATCTGGTGGACGAAGCCTGCAAGCTGGCCGAGTTCCCGCCCAAAAAGGTGCTGATCGTCGACCGTGGCCTCGACAAGGGCTTCCCCAAGGTCGCCGGTCGCGACGAAGACTACGCCACGCTGCGCGCCAAGCACATGGACGCGCAGGTGCCGGTGACCTGGGTCGAGTCCTCCGAGCCCAGCTACATCCTGTACACCTCCGGCACCACCGGCAAGCCCAAGGGCGTGCAGCGTGACACCGGCGGCTACGCCGTGGCCCTGGCCGCCTCGATGAAGAACATCTTCACCGGTGAGTCCGGCGAGACCATGTTCGCCACCTCCGACATCGGCTGGGTGGTCGGGCACTCCTACATCATCTACGGCCCGCTGCTCGCCGGCATGGCCACCATCATGTACGAAGGCACGCCGCTGCGCCCCGACGCCGGCATCTGGTGGCAGATCGTCGAGAAGTACAAGGTCAGCGTGATGTTCTCGGCGCCGACCGCGGTGCGCGTGCTCAAGAAGCAGGACCCGGCCTTCCTCAAGAAGTACGACCTGTCCTCGCTCAAGCACCTGTTCCTCGCTGGCGAGCCACTCGACGAGACCTCGCACGAGTGGATCATGAGCGAGCTGGGCATCCCGGTCATCGACAACTACTGGCAGACCGAAACCGGCTGGCCGATCCTGGCCATCTGCCGCGGGGTGGAAGATGCCGACATCAAGCTCGGCTCGCCCGCCTTCCCGGTCTATGGCTACGACCTGCGCCTGTTCCGCGAGGACGGCTCCGAGTGCGGCGCCAACGAGAAGGGCATCGTCGGCATCGTGCCGCCGCTGCCGCCGGGCTGCCTGTCCACCGTCTGGGGGCAGGACGAGCGCTTCGTGTCGACCTACTTCAGCACCTTCAGCGATCCGGTCATCTACTCCTCGTCCGACTGGGGTATCCGCGACGACAAGGGCTACTACACCATTCTCGGTCGCATGGACGACGTGATCAACGTCGCCGGGCATCGCCTGGGCACCCGCGAGATCGAAGAGGCGGTGCAGGCCCATCCGGCGATTGCCGAGGTGGCGGTGGTCGGGGTGGCCGATCAGCTCAAGGGCCAGATGCCAATGGCTTTCGCCGTGGTGAAGGACGCCTCGACGGTCGATACCGCAGAGAAGCGTGCCGCGCTCGAGAAGGAAGTGATGAAGAAGGTCGATGCCTCGCTCGGCGCCATTGCGCGCCCGGGCCGGGTGCTGTTCATCGGCGGCCTGCCCAAGACCCGCTCCGGCAAGCTGCTTCGCCGCTCCATCCAGGCGCTGGCCGAAGGCCGTGACCCGGGGGACCTGACCACCATCGAAGACCCGTCTTCGCTGGAGCAGATCCAGGCGGCGCTGAAAGCCTGAGTTGGCGATGTGCGTCTGAAAAAAGCCCGGCTTCGGCCGGGCTTTTTTTGTGGCTGCCGGGCGCTCAGCGCGGTGGCGCGCTGGCCTCGATCTGATCGTGAATGACCCGCCAGATCGGTTTGACCATGAAGCGCAGGCCCTTGATGATCGATTGCACATCCATCATCGACGGCACCCGGGTGCCGCGATGCTCGACCGGCCCGCCGATCTGCTTGATCTCGACGCCGAGCTTCGAAAAATGCGAGGCCAGGCGCGGCTCGGTCAGGACGAACAGGGTGTCGACATTGTTGCGCGCGGCGAGGGCGACCGAGCCGAGATACAGCCCGATGGGAATGTAGGGGAAGCGCGGCTGCCGCCCGACCTCCTCGTAGTCCTCGTCCTGCAGGGCCACGGCTACGTTCTGTTCGCCTTTGCGTCGCCGGTAGGCCGCACGCACGGCGAGCCGGGAGACCTCCGCAATCCGTGTCCGGTCGAGCTTGGCGGGGTCGATGATGCGTCGGTCGATGGTGTGCGCGCAGGTGGTCTCGAAGGGCAGCGGGGCGGCCAGCGCGTCCGGGGCGGGCAGGACCAGCCGGATGCAGCCGACCGATGGATGCGGCGCCTGCGCCCCGCGCAGCAGGCAGTGCAGGCTGTGTGCATCGTAGGCGTCGGTTTCGCGGCGGTCGGGGCGCTCCGGCTCGAACTTGAGCTCTTCGCAGTACACCTCGTGCCGGACACGATAGACCTCGTCGCGGACGGCATCGGTTGCCGCCGCTTCGATCTTGAAGTATTTGCTGAAGCCGGCACCCAGATTGAAGCGGTCGAACAGTGACATGATGTCTCCTTGCGAGGCCGGTCGCGCTCAGACGCCCTGGCGCAGGGCGTCGACGATCTGTGTCGACGCCACACGGCGGGCAGGAAAAATCGCCGCCAGGACGGTGGCAACAAGTCCGATCAGGAATGCCGAGGCGATGGTGGTGGGGACGATGCGGATGAACGCAACATAGCCCAGGTTGGCATTGGGTGGGGGTGGCATGGGGATGCCGATGGCCGATACGCCGAGCGCCACGGCCATGCCGATGAGCACGCCGAGGGTTGCGCCGATCAAGCCCAGGATGGCGTTCTCGACCAGCAGCAGCCGGAAGATGTCTGGCGGGCGGTTGCCCAGAGCCAGCATGGTGCCGAACTCGGCCTGCCGCTCGAACACGCTCATATTGACGCTATTGACCACCGACAGCAGCACCATGGCCAGGATGATCAGCTGCAGGATGCCGAACTGCCGGTCGTAGAGCTGCACGGTCTTGTCGAAGAAATCCGACAGCTCGCGCCAGCTGCGGATGTCGAGCCCCGGCGCAAGGCGCGTGCGCAGCGCGTCATAGGCGGCGTCCGTGTCGTCGGTGTGGTGCAGCGATACCACCAGCAGGTTGGCGCCGTTGGTCAGCATCAGTTGCTGCGCGGCCTGCAGGGGGATGCGCACGGTGCGGGCGTCGAAGTCTTTGGAGAAGCTCTGGAAGACCCCCACCAGCTCCATGTCGAGGGTGTTCAGCGCGCCACCGGCGGTGTTCATGACCAGCGTGACGCGGTCGCCTGCCTTGAGGCCCAGCGCCTGAGCGACGCCCTGGCCGACGGTCATGCCGAAGGTGTCGCTGTCGTCGAGCTGGCGGCCGGCGGTGATGGTGAGATAGCTGCCCAGCTGCGCTTCCTTGCGCGGTTCGATGCCCTCGCCAACGATGGCCAGGTCGCGTTTGCCGTTGTTGAGCAGGCCGGAGAAGCTCAGGCGTGATGTGACGCCACTGACTTGCGGCGCGCTCTCCAGCGCCTGCACGACGCCGACCGGATCGGCGATCAGGAAGCGCTCGGGATGGCGGGTGCCTTGTTCGAGATACCCCTTCTTGAAGACCTGGAAGTGACCGGTCTGCGAGTGGATGATCGCCTCGCCGAGCTGGACAAAGATGTCGGCCACGAAGCCGCCCGACACAATCAGGCCGGCGACGCCGAAGACGATGGCCAGCAGCGTCATGCCGGTGCGCACCTTCTGGCGCAGTACGTTGCGGAGAGCGAGTTTGATCAGCATGGCGGTCAGCGCTGGTGACGCAGGGCGTCGACAATGATCATGCGCGAAGCCTTCCACGCAGGGAAGACGCTGGCGAGCAAGGTGGTGCCGATGGCGAGTACCAGCGCGTCGAAGGCCAGCGCCGGGGTGATCGCGATCTGGCCGGTGAAGCCATGTGCCATGCCGGGCGGCGGCGGCATGGGGATGCCGATGGCCGAAATGACCTGCCCCAGCAGCAGGCCCAGCGCGATGCCGCCGACGCCGCCGACCACGCCGATCAGCAACCCCTCCGAGATGAATTGTTGCAGGATGCCGCGGCGTTTGACGCCAATGGCCATGGCGGTGCCGATTTCGCTGGTGCGTTCAAGCACCGACATGGTCAGCGTGTTGGAGATGCTCAGCACCACGATCAGCGCGATCAGCAGCCGCACGACGCCGACCTGACGGGTGAACAGTTCTACCGTCTTGTTGTAGAAGTCGGCCAGGTCGCTCCAGGGCACCACGTCGAACTGGCTGGCGGGCAGGGCGGCGCGCAGCTGCGTGACCGTTGCGTCGGTGCGCGCGGTGTCGTCGAGCAGGATGACCCATGAGGTGGCGCCATCAACACGCATCAGGCTGCGGGCGACGCCGATCGGGGCGCGCAGGACGACATCATCGTAGGCTTTGGTGATGGTGGTGAAAATGCCGGCCACCTGGCACTCGACGGCATTGACGCCGCCGGTGGCGGTGGTGCCCAGCAGCACCACGGTGTCACCCGGCGCCGCGCCGATGCTCGCCGCCAGGCCTTCGCCCAGCAGCACCGAGTTGGCGGGGCTGTCGGTGAGATCCTTGCCTTGACGAACCGTAATCGCCCGGCTGATGGGCGCCTCGAGCGCGGGGTCGATGCCTTCGCCGATGAACGAGACGGTGGCGTCGCCCTTGCTGAGCAGGCCGCCGAACGTCAGCCGCGGCGCCAGGGTCTGGATGGCGGGCATGTTTGCCGCCGTGGCGGCGTCGACCGGTGTGTCGTCGATCAGGTAGCGGTACGGATCGGCCTGCCCGCCGGAGAGGAAGTCGGGGCGGACCAGCTGGATGTGGCCGAGCTGGGAATGGATGGTGGATTCGCGCATGTCGATGAAAATCCACTGAATGAATCCGCCGGCCAGCAGGAAGGCCACCACGCCGCCGCCGACCGTGCCCAGTGCGAACAACGAGCGGCGGCGATGACGCAAGAGATTCCTTGCGGCCAGCTTGAGATCCTGCAGCACTCGTTGAAGGGCGTTGCGCCACATGGCAGTTTCATGTCCTGGTGGAGTTGCCTATGATAACGGTTCGATTTGACGAAGATGAAGGTGTCGCATGAATGGGGCATTTGATTATGGTGCGGCATTCTCGAGAAACATCGGCTGGGTCACGGAGTCAGAGCAGCAGGCGCTGCGGGGTAAACGCGTTGCCATCGCCGGGATGGGCGGCGTGGGCGGCGTGCATCTGCTGACCCTCGCGCGCTTTGGTATTGGTGCGTTTTCGATTGCCGATTTCGACACCTTCGATATCGTCAATTTCAACCGGCAGGCGGGGGCCGTGGTGTCGAGCCTCGGCCAGCCCAAGGCCGATGTGCTGGCCCGCATGGCCAGGGACATCAATCCGGATCTGGACCTGACCGTATTTGGCGATGGGGTCACCGACAGCAACCTCGACACCTTCCTCGGCGACGCGGACCTGTATGTGGACGGCCTCGACTTTTTCGCCTTCTCGGCCCGCCGGGCCACCTTTGCCGCCTGTCGCCGCCTGGGTATTCCGGCCATCACCGCTGCGCCGCTGGGTATGGGGGTGGCGTTTCTGTGCTTCACGCCGGAGAGCATGAGCTTCGAAGAGTATTTCTGCCTGGAGGGCTGCGATGAGGACGAAATGGCGTTGCGCTTCTTGCTCGGCCTGTCGCCGGCCATGCTCCAGCGCAGTTATCTGGCAGACGCCTCGCGCGTCAATCTGAGCGAGCACAAGGGGCCGTCGACGATCGCCGCCTGCCAGCTGTGCGCCGGGGTCATCGCCACAGAAGGGGTGAAGCTCTTGCTGGGGCGGGGCAATGTATCGGTGGCCCCGCGGGGCTATCAGTTCGATGCCTACCGCAACCGCTTCGTCCGGACCTGGCGCCCCGGCGGCAATCGCAACCCGATCCAGCGCATTGGCCTGGCCATCGCCCGTCGGCAACTGGCCGGCATGAAGGAGGCGCGCGCCCGTGGCTGACCGCGACACCTTGCTCAAGATTCTGGATCTCGCGCGCTGGGCGCCGAGCGGCGACAACACGCAGCCGTGGCGCTTCGAGATCGTCTCTGACACGCATATCGCCATTCATGGGCACGATACCCGCGACTGGTGTGTTTATGACTTCCGTGGCCATGCCAGTCATATCGCCCACGGGGCCCTGCTCGAAACCCTGCGCATCGCCGCCAGTGGCGTCGGCCTGGCGGCCAGCTGGCGCCTCCGCGACGGCACCGATGATCTCGCCCCGATCTACGACGTCACCCTCGCGCCCGCCGCGCAGGTGGCGGCGGACCCCTTGCTGCCGTATATCGAGTCCCGCAGCGTCCAGCGTCGTCCAATGAAAACCCGGCCGCTGACGGCCGAGCAGAAGCTCGCGCTTGAGCGCGCCGTGGGCGACCAGTTTGTGCTGCAGTTTTTTGAACCGCTCGCGCGCCGAAGACAGGTGGCGCGACTGCTTTGGGATAGCGCGTACCTCCGGCTCAGCTGTCGTGAGGCCTTCGAGGTGCACCGGCGGGTCATCGAATGGGGCGCCCGCTTCAGTGACGACAAGATCCCGGCTCAGGCGGTTGGCGTTGACGCCGTGACCGAGAAGCTGATGCGCTGGGTCATGCACAGCTGGGAGCGGGTGGCCTTCTTCAACAAGTACCTGGCCGGGACGATCGCCCCGCGGGTGCAACTCGATGTGCTTCCCGCACTCGGCTGCGCGGCGCATGTCCTGATGAAACCGGTCCGTGTGCCCTCAGGCTTTCTTGACTACGTCCACGCTGGCCTGGCCATGCAGCGCCTGTGGCTGGCCGCGAGCGCAGCGGGCCTTCACCTACAGCCCGAAATGACGCCGGTGATCTTCCGTTGGTATGCGCGCAACCGCGCACCGATTTCAGCCGACCCACGGATCAATGTCGCGTCGGAGCGCCTCGCGCAACAGTTCGAGGCCGTGTGTGGTGACTCGCCGGATGCCCCGTACGCCTTTTTCTGCCGTGTGGGCGTGGCACCGGTTCCGGCTTCCCGTTCGCTGCGGCTCAAGCTTGAGACATTGCTGCGCTCAGCCTGAGCGCCGCGCTACGCATTGCGTTCGCCCGTGCCCGGCGCTGGAAGGCGCCTCCGGTGGCCGGCCACCGGCGCGGTTTTCGCACTTGCCCGAGGCTGGCGGGGCGGGGAGGTGGTACCGAAAAACGGGCTGTCGGTATACTTTACAGTCGTCAAAAACGGCGCGCTCGAGAAATATGATGTCATTCAGAAAATAACGAATTATCAGCAGCTTAGCGGGTGGTGTGGGTGGTTGGCATGGTCATTGCTTTTGATCTGTCGAGGCGAGCAGCCTTTCAATATTTGAAGGAGATCATGGCTATGAGTAATTTTCTGAAAAAATCCTTGCTTGGCGTTGCAGCCTCGAGCGCGCTGCTGGCGTCCGGCGCAGCACACGCCGTGCTGACCAACTGGTGGCTCGATACCGACGGCGCCGGTGCGGCGGCCGCGGTTCAAGTGAACCAGTATGTCGACCTGAACGGCCAGGCGCTGGTGCAGAACACCTTCACCGGTGGCGGCAACTTCAACTTCAACGAAGTCGGCTTCTTTAACTCGGGCTTCGCGGACAGCACGACGCCGCTGTCGCCGATCCTGACCTCGACCTTCGTCGGTACGGGTACGGGCAACGTCGGTGGTAGCCTGAGCTTCCTCACCGGCACCCTGAACATTTCCTCGGGTGCAACCCAGATCGCGTCGTTTGATCTGGTGACCGGTAGCGGCAACCTGACGGCCGGGACCGTGCTGCCGAACGGCGCAGTGTCGTTCATCTTCAAGGCCACCTCGCTGTCCGCTGGTTACTTCTTCGACTCCGGCATGACCGACTTGTTCGACCGTCGTCTCCAGCCCGCAGGGCCTGCTGTTCGGCTTTGCCACCACCAACGCCATCCCCATCAACACGGGTAACCAGGCGTCGGCTGGCCTGCAGGCTCAGTATGTGGGCGAGTTCGGTGCGCTGGCACAGACCAACGTCGATCAGCAGAACCTGCTGCAACTGTCCAACAACGGTCAGTTCCAGCTGCAGGTTCCGGAGCCCGCATCGCTTGCGCTGCTGGGTCTGGGGCTGGTCGGTCTGGCTTCGGTGCGTCGTCGCAACAAGGCCTGAATCGTCGGCTGGTAACAGGAAAGAGCCCGCGCAAGCGGGCTCTTTTTTTGTCTGTTGCGCCCGATGGTGCGGCTTACAGCGTGACCAGATTGTCCCGGTGAATCGCTTCGGGCTCGCAGACGTAACCCAGGGTCGCCTCAATGGCGCTGGAGGGCTTCTTGATCAGCTTGCGTGCTTCGGTGCTGGAATAGCTGCTCAGGCCGCGCGCAACGGCTTCGCCGGTCTCGAGCTGGCAGGATACGGCGGCGCCGCGCTCGAAATTTCCTTTGACGTCGACAATGCCGACCGGCAGCAGGCTCTTGCCGGCGCGCAGGGCGCTGGCGGCGCCGCTATCGACGATGAAGCTGCCGGCCACCTGCAGGTGGTCTGCCAGCCACTGCTTGCGCGCCTGGAGTGGCGTGCTTGACGCATAGAGCAGGGTGCCCAGGGTTTCGCCGTGAGCGACCTTGAGCAGCGCGTCGGGGAGGCGGCCGCCGGCAATGATGGTGTGGGCGCCGCTGCGGGCGGCCCGCTGGGCAGCCTTGATCTTGGTGAGCATGCCGCCCTTGCTGATGCCGCTGCCGGCGCCGCCGGCCATTTTTTCGTAGCGCAGGTCTTCGGCCTGCCCCTCGGCGATCAGGGTGGCGGCCGGATCCTTGCGCGGGTCGGCCGAGAACAGCCCGTCCTGGTCGGTGAGGATCACCAGCGCATCGGCCTCGATCAGGTTGGCCACCAGAGCGCCCAGCGTGTCGTTGTCGCCGAACTTGATTTCGTCGGTGACCACGGTGTCGTTCTCGTTGATGATCGGAATCACGCCGAGCTTGAGCAGGGTGGTGATGGTCGAGCG comes from Denitromonas sp. and encodes:
- a CDS encoding propionate--CoA ligase; protein product: MEGNNRERIVMTTFKEFHRRSVEDRDGFWRDQAQLIDWHKAPEQICDYSRPPFVKWFKGGETNLCYNAVDRHAAKRPNDKALIYISTETNEEVVYSFAELQREVERMAAIYQDLGVKRGDRVLIYMPMIAEAAFAMLACARIGAIHSVVFGGFASGSLATRIDDAKPVLMVSADAGMRNGKPVPYKHLVDEACKLAEFPPKKVLIVDRGLDKGFPKVAGRDEDYATLRAKHMDAQVPVTWVESSEPSYILYTSGTTGKPKGVQRDTGGYAVALAASMKNIFTGESGETMFATSDIGWVVGHSYIIYGPLLAGMATIMYEGTPLRPDAGIWWQIVEKYKVSVMFSAPTAVRVLKKQDPAFLKKYDLSSLKHLFLAGEPLDETSHEWIMSELGIPVIDNYWQTETGWPILAICRGVEDADIKLGSPAFPVYGYDLRLFREDGSECGANEKGIVGIVPPLPPGCLSTVWGQDERFVSTYFSTFSDPVIYSSSDWGIRDDKGYYTILGRMDDVINVAGHRLGTREIEEAVQAHPAIAEVAVVGVADQLKGQMPMAFAVVKDASTVDTAEKRAALEKEVMKKVDASLGAIARPGRVLFIGGLPKTRSGKLLRRSIQALAEGRDPGDLTTIEDPSSLEQIQAALKA
- a CDS encoding PEP-CTERM/exosortase system-associated acyltransferase encodes the protein MSLFDRFNLGAGFSKYFKIEAAATDAVRDEVYRVRHEVYCEELKFEPERPDRRETDAYDAHSLHCLLRGAQAPHPSVGCIRLVLPAPDALAAPLPFETTCAHTIDRRIIDPAKLDRTRIAEVSRLAVRAAYRRRKGEQNVAVALQDEDYEEVGRQPRFPYIPIGLYLGSVALAARNNVDTLFVLTEPRLASHFSKLGVEIKQIGGPVEHRGTRVPSMMDVQSIIKGLRFMVKPIWRVIHDQIEASAPPR
- a CDS encoding ABC transporter permease, translated to MLIKLALRNVLRQKVRTGMTLLAIVFGVAGLIVSGGFVADIFVQLGEAIIHSQTGHFQVFKKGYLEQGTRHPERFLIADPVGVVQALESAPQVSGVTSRLSFSGLLNNGKRDLAIVGEGIEPRKEAQLGSYLTITAGRQLDDSDTFGMTVGQGVAQALGLKAGDRVTLVMNTAGGALNTLDMELVGVFQSFSKDFDARTVRIPLQAAQQLMLTNGANLLVVSLHHTDDTDAAYDALRTRLAPGLDIRSWRELSDFFDKTVQLYDRQFGILQLIILAMVLLSVVNSVNMSVFERQAEFGTMLALGNRPPDIFRLLLVENAILGLIGATLGVLIGMAVALGVSAIGIPMPPPPNANLGYVAFIRIVPTTIASAFLIGLVATVLAAIFPARRVASTQIVDALRQGV
- a CDS encoding ABC transporter permease is translated as MWRNALQRVLQDLKLAARNLLRHRRRSLFALGTVGGGVVAFLLAGGFIQWIFIDMRESTIHSQLGHIQLVRPDFLSGGQADPYRYLIDDTPVDAATAANMPAIQTLAPRLTFGGLLSKGDATVSFIGEGIDPALEAPISRAITVRQGKDLTDSPANSVLLGEGLAASIGAAPGDTVVLLGTTATGGVNAVECQVAGIFTTITKAYDDVVLRAPIGVARSLMRVDGATSWVILLDDTARTDATVTQLRAALPASQFDVVPWSDLADFYNKTVELFTRQVGVVRLLIALIVVLSISNTLTMSVLERTSEIGTAMAIGVKRRGILQQFISEGLLIGVVGGVGGIALGLLLGQVISAIGIPMPPPPGMAHGFTGQIAITPALAFDALVLAIGTTLLASVFPAWKASRMIIVDALRHQR
- a CDS encoding ThiF family adenylyltransferase, whose amino-acid sequence is MNGAFDYGAAFSRNIGWVTESEQQALRGKRVAIAGMGGVGGVHLLTLARFGIGAFSIADFDTFDIVNFNRQAGAVVSSLGQPKADVLARMARDINPDLDLTVFGDGVTDSNLDTFLGDADLYVDGLDFFAFSARRATFAACRRLGIPAITAAPLGMGVAFLCFTPESMSFEEYFCLEGCDEDEMALRFLLGLSPAMLQRSYLADASRVNLSEHKGPSTIAACQLCAGVIATEGVKLLLGRGNVSVAPRGYQFDAYRNRFVRTWRPGGNRNPIQRIGLAIARRQLAGMKEARARG
- a CDS encoding nitroreductase family protein, whose protein sequence is MADRDTLLKILDLARWAPSGDNTQPWRFEIVSDTHIAIHGHDTRDWCVYDFRGHASHIAHGALLETLRIAASGVGLAASWRLRDGTDDLAPIYDVTLAPAAQVAADPLLPYIESRSVQRRPMKTRPLTAEQKLALERAVGDQFVLQFFEPLARRRQVARLLWDSAYLRLSCREAFEVHRRVIEWGARFSDDKIPAQAVGVDAVTEKLMRWVMHSWERVAFFNKYLAGTIAPRVQLDVLPALGCAAHVLMKPVRVPSGFLDYVHAGLAMQRLWLAASAAGLHLQPEMTPVIFRWYARNRAPISADPRINVASERLAQQFEAVCGDSPDAPYAFFCRVGVAPVPASRSLRLKLETLLRSA
- a CDS encoding PEP-CTERM sorting domain-containing protein, which gives rise to MGEFGALAQTNVDQQNLLQLSNNGQFQLQVPEPASLALLGLGLVGLASVRRRNKA
- the proB gene encoding glutamate 5-kinase, with product MRSKIREAKRLVAKVGSALVTNNGAGLDHAALADWARQIAQLKAQGREIALVSSGAIAAGMQRLGWTKRPHEMHKLQAAAAVGQMGLAQAYEDAFSRHGLHTAQILLTHEDLSDRKRYLNARSTITTLLKLGVIPIINENDTVVTDEIKFGDNDTLGALVANLIEADALVILTDQDGLFSADPRKDPAATLIAEGQAEDLRYEKMAGGAGSGISKGGMLTKIKAAQRAARSGAHTIIAGGRLPDALLKVAHGETLGTLLYASSTPLQARKQWLADHLQVAGSFIVDSGAASALRAGKSLLPVGIVDVKGNFERGAAVSCQLETGEAVARGLSSYSSTEARKLIKKPSSAIEATLGYVCEPEAIHRDNLVTL